One genomic window of Halogeometricum sp. S3BR5-2 includes the following:
- a CDS encoding HAD family hydrolase, giving the protein MCYDAVIFDDDGVLTTPTAMDVHRAAVRAAFEEFGADPTTEGVDGIVHGSLTRIRRVCEIHGVDYEAFWPRREAEAAAAQRAAMERGEKTLYDDVSALSDLDRTLAVVSGNQHETVETVLDRFGVADLFDVAYGREPTVEGYRNRKPSPYYLERAVEELGADSNVDVLAADRAGADSAFVRRPHRDGYRLAADPTYEVESLEEVAALC; this is encoded by the coding sequence GACGTCCACCGCGCGGCGGTGCGGGCGGCGTTCGAGGAGTTCGGGGCGGACCCGACCACCGAGGGAGTGGACGGCATCGTTCACGGGAGTCTGACCCGCATCCGCCGCGTCTGCGAGATACACGGCGTCGACTACGAGGCCTTCTGGCCGCGCCGCGAGGCCGAGGCCGCGGCGGCCCAGCGCGCGGCGATGGAGCGCGGCGAGAAGACGCTCTACGACGACGTGTCGGCGCTGTCGGACCTCGACCGGACGCTCGCCGTCGTGAGCGGCAACCAGCACGAGACGGTGGAGACGGTCCTCGACCGGTTCGGAGTCGCCGACCTGTTCGACGTCGCCTACGGGCGCGAACCGACCGTCGAGGGGTACCGAAACCGCAAGCCATCGCCGTACTACCTCGAACGCGCCGTCGAGGAACTCGGGGCCGACAGCAACGTCGACGTGCTCGCGGCGGACCGCGCGGGCGCGGACTCGGCGTTCGTCCGCCGGCCGCACCGCGACGGCTACCGACTCGCCGCGGACCCGACCTACGAGGTGGAGTCGCTGGAGGAGGTGGCGGCGCTCTGTTAG